The following proteins come from a genomic window of Tenebrio molitor chromosome 9, icTenMoli1.1, whole genome shotgun sequence:
- the LOC138138512 gene encoding uncharacterized protein translates to MNFEYRLITSKRKSKCQLLSDGHNAIISLDDGVITPASNNNNCGPDTVTRSCIPCSLFLNETCGHLKVCEKRATQIECSCSAGWKNGDDKCESQCDSGFYGTNCIQQCGHCFLETCNHVDGTCKLCSDNYSGPKCDKERLVNPQNLTFPQNLQNDLEHTRQYHTEGEETTELLNTSLTPNSSLKENDAIYKHTSDPIINDKNTKGQNSTKSQPSQSFQERNVKENLLIILIPIIIFLIIMSAKMMYSKKLYRNIFNENHQKCPNTPEVICTIPNNDSTKQDGPVPSVEGCSGSHMFKDYQGCVGFDSSDEKVELINVNRNAEHSESYVVLEVANQNEADGF, encoded by the exons atgaattttg AGTATCGATTGATTACATCAAAACGAAAATCGAAATGTCAACTTCTGTCTGATGGACACAACGCCATAATCTCTTTAGACGACGGCGTGATCACACCAG CTTCGAATAACAACAACTGTGGTCCTGACACAGTCACCAGATCCTGTATTCCGTGTTCGCTCTTCTTGAATGAGACATGTGGTCATTTGAAAGTGTGTGAAAAGCGCGCAACACAAATTGAATGTTCTTGTTCTGCTGGATGGAAAAATGGTGACGACAAATGTGAATCTC AATGTGACTCTGGATTCTACGGTACAAACTGTATACAACAATGCGGACACTGTTTCTTGGAAACTTGTAACCACGTCGATGGAACATGTAAGCTATGCTCTGATAACTACTCTGGTCCAAAGTGTGACAAAG AACGATTGGTCAACCCACAGAATCTTACTTTCCCCCAGAATCTTCAAAACGATCTCGAACACACAAGGCAATATCACACTGAAGGCGAAGAAACTACTGAACTTTTGAATACATCACTTACTCCTAATAGTTCATTAAAAGAAAACGATGCCATCTACAAGCACACATCCGATCCCATAATTAACGATAAAAACACCAAGGGCCAAAACTCAACTAAATCACAGCCATCTCAATCATTTCAAGAAAGGAACGTAAAGGAGAATTTACTgataattttaattccaattatTATATTCTTAATAATAATGAGTGCTAAAATGATGTACTC aaaaaagttgtatcGAAACATATTTAATGAGAATCATCAAAAATGCCCGAATACTCCTGAAGTG ATTTGCACAATTCCAAACAACGATTCAACAAAACAGGATGGACCTGTCCCTAGTGTTGAGGGATGTTCGGGAAGTCATATGTTCAAAGATTATCAGGGATGTGTTGGTTTCGACTCCAGTGATGAAAAAGTAGAACTAATCAACGTCAACAGAA ATGCCGAACATTCAGAATCATACGTTGTTCTTGAAGTGGCGAATCAGAATGAAGCGGACGGCTTTTGA